A section of the Solitalea canadensis DSM 3403 genome encodes:
- a CDS encoding YciI family protein, with translation MSEKKHFYLKLVASRPTFAMDMNNEEKAIMQQHVAYWMDLMNQGKVIVFGPVFDPNGAFGVGIVEASSEEEVKTLIDNDPASKINHYEVYPMKAVLPAK, from the coding sequence ATGTCTGAGAAAAAACATTTCTACCTAAAATTAGTAGCCTCCCGTCCTACTTTTGCTATGGACATGAATAATGAAGAAAAAGCTATTATGCAACAGCATGTAGCCTATTGGATGGATTTAATGAACCAAGGAAAAGTTATTGTATTTGGTCCGGTATTTGACCCGAATGGTGCATTTGGAGTTGGAATAGTAGAAGCCAGTTCAGAAGAAGAGGTTAAAACTCTTATCGATAATGATCCGGCAAGTAAAATCAACCATTATGAGGTTTATCCCATGAAAGCCGTTTTACCTGCAAAATAA
- a CDS encoding glycoside hydrolase family 31 protein, whose amino-acid sequence MDNYTDLSNMIDPELKVSDQNDHIEEEKFLNNPIVTVGPVTKQYLKSVKNYVTDGNRFVFSDGSSKVQISVISDEIIRVRMAPQGTFLADFSYALQEFAHEITSVVIKETPHEYLISTPKVTCSIAKETFLISFLDEKGRVMNEDARPMHYEENVQFGGYYVYCSKVCTDTEDFYAMGDKPTEFNLRGKRLVLWNTDTYAFAKNQDPLYRSIPFYIGLNEGRSYGIFSDNTFKTHYDFAVERKDRTSFWSDGGELNYYYIHGPQMIDVVKRYSHLTGTHAMPPMWALGFHQCRWSYYPDQKVKSIARTFREKKIPCDAIYLDIDYMNGYRCFTWNNTYFPNPKQMLDGLQDIGFKTVVIIDPGIKVDDNYWVFKEGKANNYFCRRCDDYFMEGNVWPGRCQFPDFTNPKVRTWWGGLFKELVETGVDGVWNDMNEPAVFGSGSFPDDVRHNFDHHRGSHRKAHNVYGMQMVRATYEGLSKLQKNKRPFTITRAGYSGVQRYSSVWTGDNVASWEHLKLANIMCQRLSISGISFCGTDIGGFTGEPDGELFTRWIQLGVFTPLMRAHSAGDTREREPWSFGEPYETICRKFIELRYKLLPYLYSAFWQHHKYHLPVVRPVVMLEPEIHINHYREDEFTFGEKILVCPILEAGAVNRKVYLPNGTWYNYWTQQKYKGGKEFVISSPLDSMPIFVKAGSVIPEAPVMQYVGEFEPEVMFLKTWYTDKEATSLLYEDHGDTFAYKQDIYLEKTFRVKGSNGSFTMEQKMEGLYTPRYEKYQHTIYGLPFKVRHIEVDGVEIKRFAIDEQGVLEFSSTKKFKKIEVLA is encoded by the coding sequence ATGGATAACTACACTGACTTAAGCAACATGATTGATCCGGAGTTGAAAGTTTCAGACCAAAACGATCATATAGAGGAGGAAAAATTCCTCAATAATCCAATAGTAACAGTAGGCCCTGTTACCAAGCAATACCTCAAATCGGTTAAAAATTATGTAACCGATGGCAACCGTTTTGTATTCTCCGACGGTTCTTCAAAAGTTCAGATTTCAGTAATTAGTGATGAAATTATTCGTGTGCGAATGGCTCCTCAGGGAACTTTTCTTGCCGATTTTTCTTACGCGTTACAAGAGTTTGCGCATGAGATCACTTCAGTTGTGATAAAAGAAACTCCTCATGAATACCTGATCTCTACTCCGAAGGTAACTTGTTCCATCGCCAAAGAAACTTTCTTGATTTCATTTCTGGATGAAAAAGGACGGGTGATGAATGAAGATGCCAGACCAATGCATTACGAAGAAAATGTACAATTTGGTGGTTATTATGTTTATTGCAGTAAAGTTTGTACGGATACGGAAGACTTTTATGCGATGGGGGATAAGCCAACGGAATTTAATCTTCGGGGTAAGCGTCTCGTTCTTTGGAATACGGATACCTATGCATTTGCTAAAAACCAAGATCCTTTATATAGGAGTATTCCTTTTTATATAGGTCTTAACGAAGGTCGTAGTTATGGTATTTTCTCGGATAATACTTTTAAAACACATTATGATTTTGCGGTAGAACGTAAGGATCGAACCAGTTTTTGGTCGGATGGAGGTGAGCTGAACTATTACTATATCCATGGTCCGCAAATGATTGATGTAGTAAAACGATATTCACATCTTACCGGAACCCATGCAATGCCCCCAATGTGGGCATTGGGGTTCCATCAGTGCAGGTGGAGTTATTATCCCGACCAAAAAGTTAAAAGTATTGCCCGAACATTCAGAGAAAAGAAAATTCCTTGTGATGCAATTTACCTGGATATTGACTATATGAATGGTTACCGGTGCTTTACCTGGAATAATACCTATTTTCCTAATCCCAAACAAATGTTGGATGGCCTACAGGATATCGGGTTTAAAACAGTGGTTATCATAGATCCGGGTATTAAAGTCGACGATAATTATTGGGTATTCAAAGAAGGAAAAGCCAATAATTATTTCTGCAGAAGGTGCGATGATTATTTTATGGAAGGAAATGTTTGGCCGGGAAGATGCCAATTTCCTGATTTTACCAACCCAAAGGTACGTACCTGGTGGGGGGGGCTATTTAAAGAACTTGTAGAAACGGGTGTAGATGGTGTGTGGAATGATATGAATGAGCCTGCAGTTTTTGGTTCAGGATCATTCCCTGATGATGTTCGCCATAATTTTGATCACCATAGAGGATCGCATCGGAAGGCGCATAATGTATACGGAATGCAAATGGTGAGAGCTACTTATGAAGGTTTAAGTAAACTCCAAAAGAATAAGCGTCCGTTTACCATAACACGTGCAGGTTATTCTGGCGTACAGCGTTATTCTTCTGTGTGGACAGGCGATAACGTTGCTTCATGGGAACATTTGAAGTTGGCTAACATTATGTGTCAGCGTTTGAGTATCTCTGGTATTTCATTCTGCGGAACCGATATTGGCGGTTTTACCGGCGAGCCTGATGGTGAGTTATTTACCCGTTGGATTCAATTGGGGGTATTCACTCCGCTCATGCGTGCCCACTCCGCAGGAGATACACGGGAGCGCGAACCATGGTCATTCGGGGAACCTTATGAAACCATCTGTCGTAAATTTATTGAGTTACGCTATAAGTTACTGCCCTATCTGTATTCGGCATTTTGGCAACACCATAAATACCATTTGCCAGTTGTGCGTCCAGTAGTAATGTTAGAGCCAGAGATTCACATTAATCATTACCGTGAAGATGAATTTACGTTTGGTGAAAAGATATTGGTATGTCCGATATTAGAAGCAGGAGCGGTTAATCGCAAAGTGTATTTGCCAAATGGTACGTGGTATAATTACTGGACACAGCAAAAATATAAGGGTGGGAAGGAGTTTGTAATTAGTTCTCCACTTGATAGTATGCCTATTTTTGTAAAGGCAGGATCGGTAATACCCGAGGCTCCGGTAATGCAATATGTAGGCGAGTTTGAACCGGAAGTGATGTTCCTGAAAACTTGGTATACAGATAAGGAAGCAACCTCCTTACTATACGAAGATCATGGTGATACTTTTGCCTATAAGCAGGATATATACCTTGAGAAAACTTTTAGGGTGAAAGGCAGCAACGGCAGTTTTACAATGGAGCAAAAGATGGAAGGTTTGTATACTCCACGTTACGAGAAATACCAGCATACTATTTACGGCTTACCATTTAAGGTAAGACACATTGAGGTAGACGGTGTCGAAATAAAACGTTTTGCAATCGATGAACAAGGCGTGTTAGAGTTTTCGAGTACGAAGAAATTTAAGAAGATCGAAGTACTTGCATAA
- a CDS encoding Zn-ribbon-containing protein, translated as MYIQEISLEINSGVDIVLIEDQFDILMSHYRGSGQTQGKIESQYTSGNKIISLPYTHEDESLHKNYNNRYVNRQTLKIEELCASKLQFSTVGKSYHDYESACKCAKPAFYILITNYLSISSPVKCGNCYMPVPLYKLPEYYDYGYMPILSWESNYISCDTLQMNSEVGERWGLNQMQNFDSSLSKQGREICKKIEELTNTPTYYYLHNYRKIKGDQLKTPCPSCNKKWSLKKQLHSVFDFKCDYCRLVSSVSPNS; from the coding sequence ATGTATATTCAGGAAATATCATTAGAAATCAACTCAGGAGTAGACATAGTACTTATTGAAGATCAGTTTGATATTTTAATGTCACATTACCGAGGCAGTGGACAAACACAAGGAAAGATTGAATCTCAATACACTTCCGGTAATAAAATTATCAGTTTACCCTATACGCATGAAGACGAGTCTCTTCATAAGAATTACAATAATAGGTATGTAAACCGTCAGACACTCAAAATTGAAGAGTTGTGTGCATCTAAACTACAATTTAGCACCGTTGGCAAATCTTATCATGATTATGAAAGTGCTTGTAAATGTGCAAAACCTGCTTTTTATATTTTAATAACCAATTACCTTTCCATTTCATCTCCTGTAAAATGCGGAAATTGCTATATGCCGGTACCATTGTATAAGCTTCCTGAATACTACGATTATGGTTATATGCCTATTTTAAGTTGGGAATCCAATTATATTTCATGCGATACATTACAAATGAATAGTGAAGTTGGTGAACGATGGGGATTAAATCAAATGCAAAACTTCGACTCTTCATTATCAAAACAAGGACGTGAAATCTGTAAAAAAATTGAAGAACTAACCAATACGCCGACCTATTATTATTTGCATAACTACAGAAAAATTAAAGGTGATCAATTGAAAACTCCTTGTCCGTCATGCAACAAAAAATGGAGTTTAAAAAAGCAGCTGCATTCAGTTTTTGATTTTAAGTGTGATTATTGTCGGTTAGTCTCTTCTGTTTCACCCAATTCGTAG
- a CDS encoding CusA/CzcA family heavy metal efflux RND transporter has product MLDKIIYFSIKNKLVIGLFTLALIAVGVYSLTRLPIDAVPDITNNQVQVITYAPSQSAPDIERLVTYPIEQTMATIPGIEEVRSFSRFGLSVVTVVFKENVDVYWARQQISERLGLAKELIPDGVGTPEMAPLTTGLGEIYQYAIHPKKGYEDKYDATELRTIQDWIVKRQLLGTPGVAEVSSFGGNVKEYEIAINSDKLRSLNVSIDELFTALKKNNQNTGGAYIDRKPNAYFIRSEGLINNLDDIGKIVVRTNSNGTPVLIRDVAEVKFGYGARYGAMTYNDKNEVVGAVVMMLKGENSSKVIKNVKERITQISKTLPEGLEIEPFLDRTKLVDKAINTVSKNLAEGALIVIFVLVLLLGNLRAGLVVASVIPLAMLFAITLMNFFGVSGNLMSLGAIDFGLIVDGAVIIVEATMHHLGLRTLDRRLTQGEMDKEVFESTRKIRNSAAFGEIIILIVYLPILALVGVEGKMFKPMAQTVSFAILGAFILSLTYVPMMSALCLSKKIEHKRTIADWIMEFFHRIYNPIIRWALHKRAFVIITAIVLFIGSLFMFSRLGAEFIPSLDEGDFAVETRVMTGGSISQTVEVAQKSAKVLLANYPEIKEVVGKIGSSEIPTDPMPVEACDLMVILKDRSEWTSADSKDELAEKMQKTLEDNIPGVAYGFQQPIQMRFNELMTGARQDVVLKVYGEDLDMLARYASQIGKVAAGTEGAKDLYVEKVSGLPQIVINYNRDRIAQFGLSIAEVNQAINTAFAGQAAGFVYEGEKRFALTVRLAKQSRQSIEDVKNLYVSSSDGRQIPLEQVADVEMQIGPSQIQRDDAKRRIIVGFNVRGRDVESIVNEVKSKIEKDVKFAPGYYVTYGGTFKNLEEARLRLSIAVPVALLLILLLLFFTFKSIKHSLLIFTAIPLSAIGGVLALWLRDMPFSISAGVGFIALFGVAVLNGIVLIAEFNRLKKEGLTDIKEIIFRGTSTRLRPVIMTAAVASLGFLPMALSGSEGAEVQRPLATVVIGGLITATILTLVVLPVLYMYFEKIKIRTTANVIGGLVGLLFLIPTKTNAQQLSLDSAIKVAIERNHVIKTASLGIDQQKRLKGTSIDLPKTEVSLMAGQYNGPSKQDKNITISQSLPFPTVFSANAALANETIKSAEFKKTVSINDLTLQVKQTYYTLQYLLDTKLLFIQQDSLYAQFLRASDLRYKTGESTLLEKSAAETQRNEIHNQLRINEADIDIELNKFNVLLNGAGYSVVHVPAKERVYGFTEQSAAITYNPNLSYFKQQVNIAGQQKRVEQNRMLPDLTLGYFNQSLIGYHDVNGQAQYFGASDRFQGFQVGVAIPLWFKSQSSKIKAADIQKQIAQNEFELAEKQLSGSFTQSYAQYQKNLKSIAYYRESALPNAELIIKQSQEAYRLGEIPYSEYLLNMRQALSIKESYLKSLLELNQSVIMLEYLTGKN; this is encoded by the coding sequence ATGCTTGATAAGATCATTTATTTCTCCATAAAGAATAAATTGGTCATTGGGTTGTTCACACTTGCTTTAATAGCCGTTGGTGTGTACTCATTAACCCGTTTACCAATAGATGCAGTGCCTGATATTACAAATAACCAGGTACAAGTAATTACTTATGCACCCTCACAGTCGGCCCCAGATATTGAACGACTGGTTACCTATCCCATTGAACAAACCATGGCAACGATACCCGGAATTGAAGAAGTGCGATCTTTTTCCCGTTTCGGTTTATCAGTTGTAACTGTGGTTTTTAAAGAAAACGTTGATGTGTATTGGGCACGTCAGCAAATTAGCGAAAGGTTAGGACTGGCCAAAGAGCTTATTCCTGATGGTGTTGGAACTCCGGAAATGGCACCGTTAACCACAGGACTGGGCGAAATCTATCAATATGCTATTCACCCTAAAAAGGGATATGAAGACAAATATGATGCTACGGAATTACGAACCATACAAGATTGGATTGTAAAAAGGCAACTGCTAGGAACGCCTGGAGTAGCAGAAGTGAGCAGTTTTGGAGGAAATGTAAAGGAATATGAGATCGCTATTAATTCTGATAAGTTACGCAGTTTGAATGTGAGCATCGACGAACTGTTTACTGCCCTTAAAAAAAACAATCAGAATACAGGAGGAGCTTATATAGATCGAAAACCCAATGCTTATTTCATTCGTTCAGAGGGTTTGATCAATAACCTGGATGATATAGGCAAGATTGTGGTAAGAACTAACAGCAATGGAACACCTGTTTTGATTCGTGATGTTGCTGAAGTAAAGTTCGGTTATGGCGCACGTTATGGAGCGATGACCTATAACGACAAAAACGAAGTGGTTGGAGCTGTAGTTATGATGCTTAAAGGAGAAAATTCCTCCAAAGTGATCAAAAATGTAAAAGAACGAATCACTCAAATCTCCAAAACACTACCCGAAGGGTTAGAAATAGAGCCGTTCTTAGATCGCACCAAATTAGTGGATAAAGCAATAAACACAGTTTCAAAGAACCTGGCAGAAGGAGCACTGATTGTCATTTTTGTCTTGGTGTTATTATTAGGAAACCTGCGCGCAGGTTTGGTGGTTGCCTCTGTTATTCCTCTTGCTATGCTCTTCGCCATTACGCTAATGAACTTCTTTGGAGTATCAGGCAATCTCATGAGTTTAGGAGCTATTGATTTTGGATTGATTGTAGATGGAGCTGTGATTATTGTAGAAGCTACCATGCATCATCTTGGGTTACGTACTCTCGACCGAAGGTTAACCCAAGGCGAGATGGATAAAGAGGTGTTTGAATCTACCCGAAAAATCAGAAATAGTGCGGCTTTCGGAGAAATCATTATCCTGATCGTTTACCTACCTATTTTGGCGTTGGTGGGAGTGGAAGGTAAAATGTTTAAACCAATGGCGCAAACAGTTTCCTTTGCCATTTTGGGTGCATTTATCTTATCGCTTACCTATGTTCCGATGATGAGCGCTTTATGTTTGAGTAAAAAGATAGAACATAAACGTACAATTGCAGATTGGATCATGGAGTTCTTCCACCGTATCTACAACCCGATTATCCGTTGGGCATTACATAAACGTGCATTCGTAATCATCACTGCAATAGTATTGTTTATCGGAAGCTTGTTTATGTTCAGCCGTTTAGGTGCTGAGTTTATTCCCTCATTAGATGAAGGTGATTTTGCTGTGGAAACAAGGGTAATGACAGGTGGAAGTATTAGTCAAACCGTGGAAGTGGCTCAGAAATCAGCCAAGGTCCTTTTGGCAAATTATCCGGAGATAAAAGAAGTAGTAGGTAAAATTGGATCAAGTGAAATTCCTACAGATCCCATGCCTGTGGAGGCTTGTGACTTGATGGTTATTTTAAAGGATCGTTCTGAATGGACAAGCGCCGATTCTAAGGATGAACTTGCTGAGAAAATGCAAAAAACCTTGGAGGATAATATTCCGGGAGTAGCCTATGGTTTTCAGCAACCTATTCAAATGAGGTTTAATGAGCTGATGACAGGCGCCCGTCAGGATGTGGTGTTAAAAGTTTATGGAGAGGATCTGGATATGCTGGCCAGGTACGCCTCACAGATTGGGAAAGTAGCTGCAGGAACCGAAGGAGCGAAAGATCTTTATGTGGAAAAGGTCAGTGGTTTACCACAAATTGTAATTAATTATAACCGTGATCGGATTGCCCAGTTCGGTTTAAGTATAGCAGAAGTTAATCAAGCAATTAACACAGCTTTCGCCGGACAGGCTGCAGGTTTTGTTTACGAAGGGGAAAAACGTTTTGCATTAACAGTACGATTAGCAAAACAAAGTCGCCAAAGCATTGAAGATGTTAAAAACTTGTATGTAAGCTCTTCGGATGGACGCCAGATCCCTCTGGAACAGGTGGCAGACGTAGAAATGCAGATCGGACCAAGTCAAATTCAACGTGACGATGCTAAACGCAGAATTATCGTCGGATTTAACGTTAGAGGCCGGGATGTGGAAAGTATTGTTAATGAGGTGAAAAGTAAAATTGAGAAGGATGTCAAATTTGCGCCCGGTTATTATGTAACCTACGGAGGTACATTTAAAAACCTGGAAGAAGCACGTTTACGATTAAGTATCGCGGTTCCGGTGGCCTTATTACTTATTTTATTACTGTTGTTCTTTACATTCAAATCAATAAAACACAGTCTGCTTATTTTTACAGCCATTCCACTTTCTGCAATTGGGGGCGTGTTAGCGTTATGGTTGCGTGATATGCCATTCAGTATTTCGGCTGGGGTAGGGTTTATTGCATTATTTGGTGTGGCAGTACTTAACGGTATAGTATTGATCGCTGAGTTTAACCGGTTGAAGAAGGAAGGGTTAACTGATATTAAAGAAATAATCTTCAGGGGGACAAGCACTCGCTTGCGTCCCGTAATCATGACAGCTGCGGTAGCTTCATTAGGTTTCTTGCCAATGGCTTTATCAGGGTCGGAAGGAGCAGAGGTTCAACGTCCGCTTGCAACTGTAGTTATTGGTGGTTTGATTACAGCTACCATTCTAACGCTGGTAGTGTTGCCTGTTTTATATATGTATTTTGAGAAAATTAAGATCAGAACAACAGCCAATGTTATTGGTGGATTGGTTGGTTTGTTATTTCTTATCCCAACCAAAACAAATGCACAACAACTTTCATTGGATTCGGCGATTAAAGTAGCAATTGAACGTAACCATGTAATTAAAACCGCTTCATTGGGAATTGATCAGCAGAAACGATTAAAAGGAACTTCAATTGATCTCCCTAAAACGGAGGTATCCTTAATGGCCGGACAGTATAATGGTCCAAGTAAACAGGATAAGAATATTACCATTTCTCAATCACTTCCGTTTCCGACTGTGTTTTCAGCAAATGCGGCATTAGCCAACGAAACGATCAAAAGCGCGGAATTTAAAAAAACGGTGTCAATTAATGATCTTACCTTACAGGTAAAGCAAACTTATTATACACTTCAGTATTTGCTAGATACAAAGTTGTTGTTTATACAGCAAGATAGTTTATATGCCCAATTTTTGAGGGCTTCGGACCTTCGATATAAAACAGGAGAAAGTACATTATTGGAAAAATCGGCAGCCGAAACGCAGCGAAATGAAATCCATAATCAGTTGCGCATAAATGAAGCTGATATCGATATTGAACTTAATAAATTTAATGTATTATTGAATGGGGCCGGTTATTCAGTGGTGCATGTTCCGGCTAAAGAACGGGTTTATGGATTTACTGAACAAAGTGCTGCAATTACCTATAACCCTAACTTGTCGTACTTTAAACAACAAGTGAACATAGCCGGACAACAAAAACGGGTTGAGCAAAACCGCATGCTTCCGGATTTAACACTTGGATATTTTAATCAATCATTAATTGGTTATCATGATGTAAATGGTCAGGCTCAATATTTTGGCGCTTCAGATCGTTTTCAGGGATTCCAGGTTGGAGTTGCCATTCCATTATGGTTTAAATCTCAATCATCAAAAATCAAAGCTGCAGATATTCAGAAGCAAATAGCTCAAAATGAATTTGAATTGGCCGAGAAACAGCTGAGTGGTTCCTTCACCCAAAGTTATGCGCAGTATCAGAAAAACCTGAAAAGCATTGCTTATTATCGGGAGAGCGCTTTACCAAATGCGGAGCTAATCATTAAGCAGTCGCAGGAAGCCTATAGGTTAGGGGAAATTCCATATTCAGAATATTTATTGAACATGCGTCAAGCTTTATCGATCAAGGAATCCTATTTAAAGTCTTTATTAGAGTTAAATCAAAGTGTTATTATGCTTGAGTATCTCACCGGGAAAAATTAA
- a CDS encoding SRPBCC family protein, with protein MKENFKKSISVGNSPHDVFKYLTTGIKDWWSDGLSGNSETVGDEYRIWFNGTKKRMRVTDIIPDKKVVWLCLEAYIDHDLPARNEWEGTKMIWDIDSDGSTTTLTLTHEGLTPDFYCYEVCSAGWNHFLDSLYQLLTTGVGKPHINKVQQEAS; from the coding sequence ATGAAAGAGAATTTTAAAAAGAGCATTAGTGTCGGCAACAGTCCACATGATGTATTTAAGTACCTTACTACCGGTATTAAGGATTGGTGGAGTGATGGACTCTCAGGCAATTCAGAAACAGTAGGAGATGAATACAGGATCTGGTTTAACGGAACAAAGAAAAGAATGCGGGTTACTGATATTATTCCTGACAAAAAAGTGGTTTGGTTATGTTTAGAAGCATACATTGACCATGATCTTCCTGCAAGAAATGAATGGGAAGGCACAAAAATGATTTGGGATATTGACTCCGATGGCTCAACTACCACCTTAACTCTCACTCATGAGGGTTTAACACCAGACTTTTATTGCTATGAGGTATGCAGTGCAGGATGGAACCATTTTTTAGATAGCTTGTATCAGCTTTTAACAACAGGTGTTGGAAAACCACATATTAATAAAGTACAACAGGAAGCTAGTTAA
- a CDS encoding linear amide C-N hydrolase, producing MLPGTNRAADRFVRASFYINSIPQSEDTHIAVASVFSVIRNCSVPFGISTPNQLNISSTRLAYGIRP from the coding sequence ATGTTACCGGGAACTAACAGAGCGGCTGACCGCTTTGTGAGGGCTTCATTCTACATTAATTCAATTCCACAATCCGAAGACACCCATATTGCAGTCGCAAGTGTTTTCAGTGTAATAAGAAATTGTTCGGTTCCGTTTGGAATCTCTACTCCCAACCAGCTCAATATATCAAGTACACGCTTGGCGTACGGTATCAGACCATAA
- a CDS encoding GlxA family transcriptional regulator, translated as MKELVILVPNGQNNISSIAGSHKLFSRANDYYKRMHNKQVFNIQLAGTAKKVDFDEGLFSVKTQVNIVDLDKVDLIVIPSLDHNYDKAIKLNPDIIDWLIEKYKEGTEIATICTGAFLLAASGLLDNRKCSTHWITEDVFRKKFPKVNLLSGGLITDEHGIYTNGGAFSFLNLLLYLVEKYYDCETAIYCSKLFQIDIDRDSQSAFSIFTGQKDHNDEIVIKAQSVIESNFKDKISFENLANDFAISRRNFDRRFIKATGNRPVEYQQRVKVEAAKRSFENSRKNINEVMFDVGYSDVKAFRTIFKKLTGLAPVEYRNKYNKG; from the coding sequence ATGAAAGAGTTAGTTATTTTGGTTCCCAATGGGCAGAATAATATCAGCAGTATTGCCGGATCTCATAAATTATTTTCCCGTGCAAATGATTATTATAAAAGGATGCATAATAAGCAGGTTTTTAATATTCAGTTGGCTGGTACTGCCAAAAAGGTTGACTTTGATGAAGGATTGTTCTCTGTAAAAACTCAGGTTAATATTGTCGATTTGGATAAGGTCGATCTAATTGTTATTCCTTCCTTAGATCATAATTATGATAAAGCTATTAAGCTTAACCCGGATATTATTGATTGGTTGATAGAAAAGTATAAAGAAGGAACTGAAATAGCTACCATTTGTACAGGCGCATTTCTGCTGGCTGCCTCAGGTTTGTTGGATAACAGAAAATGCTCAACACATTGGATCACTGAAGATGTTTTTAGAAAGAAATTTCCTAAAGTGAATTTATTAAGTGGAGGATTAATAACCGACGAACATGGTATTTACACTAACGGAGGCGCTTTTTCATTTCTTAACCTTCTTTTGTATTTAGTTGAAAAGTATTATGACTGTGAAACGGCTATTTATTGTTCAAAGCTATTTCAGATCGATATTGACAGAGATAGCCAATCGGCATTCTCTATTTTTACCGGGCAAAAAGATCATAATGATGAAATAGTGATAAAAGCACAATCTGTGATTGAAAGTAATTTCAAGGATAAAATATCTTTTGAAAACTTGGCGAATGATTTTGCAATCAGTAGACGCAACTTTGATCGTCGATTTATAAAGGCCACCGGAAACCGGCCGGTTGAATATCAGCAACGGGTAAAAGTGGAGGCGGCAAAACGCAGCTTCGAAAATAGCCGCAAAAACATTAATGAAGTTATGTTTGATGTTGGTTATAGCGATGTAAAAGCATTCAGAACCATTTTTAAGAAGTTAACTGGATTAGCTCCGGTTGAATACAGGAATAAATATAATAAAGGGTGA
- a CDS encoding efflux RND transporter periplasmic adaptor subunit has product MKRNYLYITILMVLVSLSGCGSKANKPDAETKTEEGTQAEHGHETEVEFTALQYKAAGIQLGTIEERELGLTIKANGVLDVPPQNLVSISVPFGGFLRSTDLLQGTRVKKGQLIATIQNPDYIQFQQDYLESKSQLEFLEAEYKRQEELAAANINAKKTLQKAKAEYLSARARVQGLKARLQLININPSSIENGNFKSTVSVYSPITGYVTAVNVNVGSFVNPTDVLFKIVDTEHLHAELTIYEKDMPKLKIGQKVRVYLSNDKKERVAKVHLIGREVSNDRTITVHCHLDEEDISLIPGTFLSGIVETGASKVASLPDEAIVQNGESKVIFVSEGSRKEGNEVVQLFKAVEVTTGVSDGGFTEIIVPEGMNKKASVVLKGAFDILSKMNSGEEAGHAH; this is encoded by the coding sequence ATGAAACGTAATTATTTATATATAACGATCTTAATGGTGCTTGTTTCCTTATCGGGCTGTGGGAGCAAAGCAAATAAACCTGACGCCGAAACGAAAACTGAAGAAGGTACGCAGGCTGAGCACGGACATGAGACTGAGGTCGAGTTTACAGCATTGCAATATAAGGCTGCCGGCATTCAATTGGGCACAATTGAAGAACGTGAGTTAGGATTAACAATTAAAGCAAATGGAGTTTTAGATGTTCCTCCTCAAAATCTTGTAAGTATTTCTGTTCCATTCGGAGGATTCCTCCGTTCTACAGATCTGTTGCAAGGAACTCGTGTTAAAAAAGGACAATTGATTGCAACGATCCAAAATCCGGACTATATCCAATTTCAACAAGATTACCTGGAGTCCAAGAGCCAGCTTGAGTTTTTAGAAGCCGAATATAAACGACAAGAGGAATTGGCAGCGGCTAATATTAATGCAAAAAAGACCCTTCAGAAAGCTAAAGCAGAGTATTTGTCGGCACGTGCACGAGTACAAGGATTAAAAGCTAGATTGCAGTTGATAAATATAAATCCATCGTCAATTGAAAATGGAAACTTTAAGAGTACCGTTTCTGTTTATTCTCCAATAACGGGTTATGTTACAGCTGTAAATGTAAATGTGGGTTCTTTCGTTAATCCGACGGATGTACTTTTTAAGATTGTTGATACCGAACATTTGCATGCTGAACTAACTATTTATGAGAAAGATATGCCTAAACTGAAAATAGGTCAAAAGGTGCGGGTTTATCTTTCGAATGATAAAAAGGAACGGGTCGCTAAGGTCCATTTAATAGGTAGAGAGGTGAGTAATGATCGAACAATAACCGTACATTGTCATTTAGATGAAGAAGACATTTCTTTGATACCAGGTACTTTTTTAAGTGGTATTGTTGAAACGGGAGCCTCAAAAGTCGCTTCGTTGCCGGATGAAGCTATTGTGCAAAATGGTGAAAGTAAAGTGATCTTTGTTTCAGAAGGGTCAAGGAAAGAAGGAAATGAAGTAGTTCAATTGTTTAAGGCCGTTGAAGTAACAACTGGAGTTTCTGATGGTGGTTTTACAGAGATAATAGTACCGGAGGGTATGAATAAAAAGGCTTCAGTAGTGCTTAAAGGAGCATTTGATATTTTATCTAAAATGAATAGCGGCGAAGAAGCCGGACATGCCCATTAA